From the Nodularia sphaerocarpa UHCC 0038 genome, the window CCATTGGGAGCTAGTCCGATGCCTATACTACCTCCGGCTGGCTTCTCTTCAGGAACTACATTTACAGTCAGTTTTTGGTCGCCACGGGCAATTTCTAGTTGCACAGACTGACCTGGACTATTTTTAATGATGTCTCTGAAAGCTTCAATGTCTTTTAGCTCTGTGCCAAATTCTGTTTGATCAGCTGCTAAGATGACATCTCCTGGTTTAATTCCGGCTTCTGTGGCTACAGAACTGACTTCTGGTGCTAGTTGTTGAATTAAAACTCCTGGGGCGCTGGCTTGTCCGACACCGATGAGGCTGACTTGAGTTACCAAGAGGAAATAGGCAAAGATTAAATTGGCGATGACTCCGGCGCTGATCACAATCGCCCGGTCGAAAATGGGACGGTTACGCAGCAAATTCGGGTCATTGGGGGGAATATCGCTATCTGGGTCATCGTCGGGAAAGCCGACAAAACCCCCCAGGGGAAACAGACGGATAGCATATTCGGTTTGTGGTCCTTGGTACTTCCAAAGAACTGGGCCGAATCCTAAAGAAAAGCGGTTAACAAGAATACCTTGAGAACGAGCTGCGGTAAAGTGTCCCAGCTCGTGTACCAAGATCAGAACAGCCAAGACTGCGATCGCTGCTAAAACTGACATAGAGCAAATTAGTCAAAAAATTCGGATATTACTCTTATTGTAATAGTTAAGGAATGGCTAAGGAGTCTTAACCCATCCTGGGGGATCAGTGAAGGGCTGGGTTGAGTTAAGCGATCGCTACGACGAGCAACACCTAAGCACTAACGCACTACTCGAATTTCTCCACACTCAGGCTACCCCATAAGCGATCAGTGGTGAGAACAATTTGATCACCTTAAAATATCCAGTAATTCATCTTTAGATATATCCGTATCTCGAAGAATTTTTAATAATAGTCCCTTGCCAATTGTCTTACCAGCATGAACGGGGATAGAAACAACTCTATTATCTTCATGTTTCATCCGTACATGGCTGCCTTTTTGCCTGATTACGCAGAATCCTATTTTTTGCAGCGCAGCAATAAGTTCTTCTCCCGTTGGGTTTGGTAGTTTTGCCATTAGATCACCATCTTATGCACACCAATAAACTCGGTTGTTGAATCTTCTTGTAATTCTTCAAGGCACATTTCAATTACTTCGCGGATATTTTGCATAAGTTCATCAATAGTTTCTCCTTGGCTATAGCAAGCTTTGAGTTGTGGAACTTCACCAATATATATTCCATCTTCATCCCGTTCAATTACAACGTAAAACTCTTTATTTTTCATGATTCTTTCCTCTGTATGGTGAGAGCAATTCTTATATTCTATCATTTGATAAATCTTGATTTACAATTGCCTTAATCAGGATTTATAGTATTAAATCTATCTTTGAAGTAGCATTTTTAAGATTGAGAAGGGCTGTTAGTTACTATAGACATATATTCTCCAGTATAACTAAGAATCCTTAAAATAATTTTTATCAGTAAGTCGTAGTATTTTTTGAAAAAATCTATCTTTTCATTAAAAGTTAATAGGGGAATTTCACCTTGATGAAATAATGGATTCCGAACTGAATCCCGCAAAGTATCATCCATCATTTGGCTAGGAATGAAACGGAGGTACTTATTTACTTGCCTTAACTTTTGTTGAATATTATTTCCTACCTGATCTTGAGTTAATCCTTGAGACAATAAGTACTTGAATAAAATATACTCATAAGCCATGATCATTGTTGCTAGTTTAATATCAATGTATTTTTGTTGGTTTATTTCTGCTAATAATCCAATACAGGTATTGATGTCCATACTTCTTTGCAGAG encodes:
- the rseP gene encoding RIP metalloprotease RseP, with translation MSVLAAIAVLAVLILVHELGHFTAARSQGILVNRFSLGFGPVLWKYQGPQTEYAIRLFPLGGFVGFPDDDPDSDIPPNDPNLLRNRPIFDRAIVISAGVIANLIFAYFLLVTQVSLIGVGQASAPGVLIQQLAPEVSSVATEAGIKPGDVILAADQTEFGTELKDIEAFRDIIKNSPGQSVQLEIARGDQKLTVNVVPEEKPAGGSIGIGLAPNGEVVRRPVKNVGQALNIGATEFQRLVTLTVQGFGKLITNFGETASQVAGPIKIVQIGSNIAQNDTGGLFFFGALISINLAIINILPLPALDGGQLAFLLIEGVRGKPLPNRIQEGVMQTGLVLLLGLGIFLIVKETSQLTSQLEWVQKLFQ
- a CDS encoding type II toxin-antitoxin system HicA family toxin codes for the protein MAKLPNPTGEELIAALQKIGFCVIRQKGSHVRMKHEDNRVVSIPVHAGKTIGKGLLLKILRDTDISKDELLDILR
- a CDS encoding type II toxin-antitoxin system HicB family antitoxin codes for the protein MKNKEFYVVIERDEDGIYIGEVPQLKACYSQGETIDELMQNIREVIEMCLEELQEDSTTEFIGVHKMVI